Proteins encoded by one window of Pseudochaenichthys georgianus chromosome 9, fPseGeo1.2, whole genome shotgun sequence:
- the LOC139434425 gene encoding THAP domain-containing protein 3-like isoform X2: protein MSCCALECTNRTSKKSTHSFFRFPFGDPDRLDQWVLNIRRNTWTPNVSSRLCSAHFESHPFSTDSWGRRCLKNTAVPTIFYFTNGKEQQPGRKSRDA from the exons atgtcgtgctgtgcgcttgaatgtactaacagaacttccaagaagtctactcacagcttttttcg gtttcctttcggtgatccagacaggctggaccagtgggtgctgaacatccggaggaatacatggacccccaacgtttcttctcgcctgtgcagtgcacactttgagagtcatcccttcagcacggactcatgg ggaaggagatgcctgaaaaacactgcagtgcccaccattttctatttcaccaatggcaaagaacaacagcctggaaggaaaagcagg gacgcttga
- the LOC139434425 gene encoding THAP domain-containing protein 3-like isoform X1 encodes MSCCALECTNRTSKKSTHSFFRFPFGDPDRLDQWVLNIRRNTWTPNVSSRLCSAHFESHPFSTDSWGRRCLKNTAVPTIFYFTNGKEQQPGRKSRVSNNDEDA; translated from the exons atgtcgtgctgtgcgcttgaatgtactaacagaacttccaagaagtctactcacagcttttttcg gtttcctttcggtgatccagacaggctggaccagtgggtgctgaacatccggaggaatacatggacccccaacgtttcttctcgcctgtgcagtgcacactttgagagtcatcccttcagcacggactcatgg ggaaggagatgcctgaaaaacactgcagtgcccaccattttctatttcaccaatggcaaagaacaacagcctggaaggaaaagcagggtgagtaacaatgacgag gacgcttga